The window CATGCCCGAAGGTTCCCGTCATGATCTTTGCGCATGACTCCGAGCGATCGCCGGAACCTTCGGACTCCGTAGTGCGGGGCGTCCTTCAGTGGTGACCTTCGTCATTTTCGCTAATCTTCGGTGGACCTTCGCGGTGCCCGAGGCAACCCGAAGGTCAAGGCATCATCTTCGGCGCCGGGTCTAGGCGAGCTCTCCAATGTTTCGTCAGTTTGGTGGACCTTCGTCAAACCTTCGGGTGATCCCACCTTCGCGAGGGGGGgcgatccccaacagtagcccctcgcggGCGAGGTCCGACTCCGGCCGGCCGAACCCTCGAAAAAGACAAAGATCGGTTAAGACATCAATACGAAAGCGTCTCCCCCGAAGGCCGGAGGTGGGCGATACCCGAAGGTGTTATGTTACACGTGTCGCGTTATGATTTGCGGTCGTTCTGACTTCTTCTCGATTTTACCGCTGAATGAACAGTGCGAAGTTAccccctataaaaggggccgGGGGGGAGGTGTCGCTTTCACGCTTTAGTTTTTTACAAACTTTCGCTCGCCTGTCGACTTTGACACACGGCGCTTTTTGATTGGCCCCCATCCTTCGGGCCGTGAAAGCGACCCATTGCGACCCATTCTTCGCAGTGTTTGTGGAAAGAGAAGGAGTTTGCTGCTAAGCCTTTGTAAGTTGTCGTTTCCGCCTTTTGCTGGGACCTTCGAGATTCTGCTTGTTGCGATACTGAGtatttagtttgtttaggaATGGCTCGGTTGAAGCTTACTGCCAGGCCCATTGGATCCGAGGATATAGAACCTTCGGAGGAAGAGAGAAGGCAGCTatcggagggggaggaggatttGGCCAACGTAGAGGCTGATCCTTCGGATTTGATGGGATCACGGGAGAAGCCCCCTCCTACTCTTATTTTTGGTCAGTCTTGGGCGACCCAGGAGTTGGTCGAGAGTTATGAGCAGAAGGGTTATTTTGGCCCCGGAGTTTGTCGTGCTCCTGGAGAAGAGGTTACACCGGACCCTCGCGAAGGAGAGTGCGTGGTGTTTAGGGATTTCTTTGCTGCTGGTCTTCGTTTTCCGCTGGACCCCATTTTTCCGAAGATCTTGGCCCGGTTTGGCCTTCGGATGCACCACCTTACCCCCAACGCTATCGTGCAGTTATCGAAGTTTTTCTGGGCAGTTAAAACCTTCGAGGGGCCAGTTAGCGTGGATGCTTTTTGTAGGCTCTATGAGATGCATCCTCAGACGCGGAAGGTTTCTTTTGAAGAGGATCCGTAGGTGTTTTCTGCTCAGAGTGGGTGTTGTTCGTTCCATCCACGAAGAACTAACAGGACCCAAGGGATTGAAAGGGTAGAGCTGTCTTTTTGCCAGAGAAACAAATGGGAAGATGATTGGGAGCAATACTGGTTTTATGCCAAGATTGGTTTTCCTGGTGCCGATCCTTCAGAGAGGGTATCCTATCCCCTTGCCGCGAAGGTTGCTGAGTTCAGGAACATTACGAAGGCAGACTTCTGGAGGACGGCTGCTGGCTACAAGGAGTGTTGCTCTGCATTTACTTCTGCAGCGCGCGTCGTGAGCGGTCGCGACCTAATTGAAGAATATCTTGCCGCGATGGTTTGGCCGTTGACAAGGGATTGGTTACCGGGGACTTTTTCGAAGATTCGGGTTGCTGGTCTTAGTGACCAACTTTCTTTCCCAGATTTTCCCTTGCGGAAGCCCGAAGGTGTTTCTGACGATATGATCGTCGAGGAGGCCGAGCAAGAGGCAGTTGTTATTGCCGGACCTTATTTGGCGAAGGAGCGTGATTCATTTGAAGTTGTTTGCTCCGAGAGGATTAGGGTGAACCGAAGTTTTCTGAAGATGGGTGTTGTGTATGGTCCCCGCGAAGCTCCTCGTGAGAGGAAGAGAGGGGCCGGCACCTCTTCTCCCTCTACCAGGCCGTCCGAAGGTCCAATCGCCAAGAAGGCCAAGAAGGGCGAGCCCGTTGCTGCTCAGTCTTCGAAGGCACCAAAGGTGGCTTCTGAGAGACCTTCGCGTGTCTCCACAAACAAGCCTGCGGCGGGCACGGTGAGAGAGTCTAGAGGGAAAGGTATCTTTCCTTGCGGTTACTCTTTTCATATTGATAAAGAGAATTTGGGTAGCGAAGCTTTTATGCGGGAGCTTCGCGCTACAGAGAGTAACGTTCCCTGGCGCTCGCGCACTGGTGAGAGGGTTCACCTTTATCTTGATCAATTTGGTTCGTTCCGTGCAGAGCCAGATACTGTAGGTGCTGTTTTGACGGCGGTGCAGAAGGTGGTCAAACCTTCTCTTCGGGTTGTGAACCTTCTGGACGAGGATAGCGATGATGACGCACCTTCGGTTCTGGTGGATGTTCCGCCCCATAGAAGAGTGGAGCACCCCTCTCAGCGTTTGCTTGAAAAGGCTTCATCCCCGGAGAAGGGTGGTGAAGGGCAGGGAGGGGAAGAGGTTCCTACTGGAGTAGCCGATGGTGCTGATGGGAGGAATGATTCCGTGGTAGCCCCTAGCGATCCGGTTGGTTTGCTGACCGGCAAAGTTGGTGAGGTTCAAAGGACGGCTGGGGGTGACGACCATGTGGTTGAAGTGAGAGATCGTTTTTCTGATCTAGGTACCTTCTCGATCTCTAAACGCCTTGCTTTCCAAAGGCCTGATTCTGACCCTTATCTTCGGTATCCACTTGAAGTAGATGTTGCGAGCGTGATGAAGGAGCTCGGGGATTTGCTGGGGCTAGGACCTTCGGAGGCTGAGACTGCTGGAGTCGCGTCTGTGAGCCAGCCCGCTCTTCCCGAGGACGTCGAGAATTTTGATGCTGGGGGTACGTCACTCTAGCCTTGTTTCCTTTTTGCTCCTGCGTGTTGTGTGGTTTTGTCAAGTGCTTTGGTGAGTGCAGGATTTATGAAGAGTTTGGGAGTTTACGGGACCAGCAGCCTTTGTCGTATCACGGCGTCGTTGTGCGCGAAGGTTTGTGCTGTTTGACATTgaattgttttttattttgtgaacTTGGTTTTGAGGCTGGATTTTGTTTCAGGCTCTGCTTGCTAGCTGCGCCATTGCTGGCAGCGCAAGGAAGGACGAGCACGATTTCTTGTCCCATTCTACTGAGAGGGCTCGCTTGATGGAAGAGATTCGCATTCTGAAGTCTGAAAGAGAAACTTCGGAAAACCTTCGGTTTACTTTGAAGTCTGAGAATGAGCTTCTGAATGGAAAGGTACTAGAACAGGAAGAGATCATTTCGAAGATGCAAGAGAGGATAAGCCTTGACGAAGGTGTTCTTGAGAACCTTCGAGGTGTGGTAGAAAGGGATGCTGCGAAGGTTACTCACCTTCAAACAGAGGTTCGCCAGCTCAAGGCCGATGTCGAGAAGAAGAATGACAAGATTTCTGATCTTGAGCAAGAGGTTGAGGAGGACCGCGCGCTGTGGGAGTCGGCTTCGCAAGACATCTTGAGCAAGAGCACGGCCATCCGCGAAGAATACCGCAGGGCTTTGGCATCTTTTGGTGCTGAGCCCTCGCCTTTCCTGGAAGACTCCGAAGGTGGCGCGTCAGGGCTTCTTGACTGGCTATAGAGTGAATTTGAAGATCTTGGCCAAATCTTGACGAGTGTGTCGGACAACACCGTAGTCGTTGCCTGCGAGAGTGTTTTGGCCATTCTTGCCCATGAAGGTTGCGCGGAGCTTGAGAGGATTGGTGCTCAGGACTATGTCTTCCCTGAACCTTCGGATCTTGTCGAAGAGATCGCGAAGATCCAGGCTGTAAAGAAGTCTTTCCTTCGCAAATTTTGGAAGGTTTCTGGTCGGGAGATTGTTCGTGAAGCCGCTCAGCAGAGGCTAGAAGCTgtcagtgttttttttttgcagtataGACTCCTTGTATAGGGATATGTTAATGATTGTTTTTGCGATTTTTGTAGGCGAAGCGGGCTCGGGAAGCGGCTAAGGACATCGTGGAGGAGGGGTTGCATCCTGAGGATGTCGGCGGATGTTCTGGAGCCAGTCCACCGAAGGACTCCGTCGACGGAGAAACTCAGGTGTAGATTGGGTCCCAAGGGGTAGAGAGTATGTTTCTAAAAACTTTTGGAAGTGACAAGCTGCTGCTACTTTGTTTAGGCTATTGTTTCTGTCGGACCTGCCTTGGTTGTCTGTCCTCTGCGAATTCATGACGGTGATATTGTTGCGAGTGGTTGGGACTGGGAGCAGTTTAGTTTTGCTAACCCTGGTGCCAGTGTTGTGGAGTTTTTGCAATCGCATGGCCGAAGTTTGTAATTAAGCGATTGTCAGCTGGTTCTTGTAAAGACTTTTTTCTGCTTGCCTCATCCTTTGTGATGACTCAGCAGGTGATGGGATTTGTTCTTCGATACAGCATATTTATCTCATCTTCGCGATGGCTTGATTTCGAATGTGTTCCATCCTTCGTGATGGTTTGACTTCGAATGTGTTCCATCCTTCGTGATGGCTTGTTTGATCTTCGGGGGTTTTTTTTTGGATTGCGTCTCCCCCTCCCAGACAAGTCTTGTGGGAGGAAGACTGCAATATTGTGCAAAAGCGTCTCCCCCCTCCCTTGCAGTCTTGCTCACAAGACTTGGGTAATATGTATTTTGTTTTACTCATCATCTCCTTGATTTTTaaccgaaggtttcttggcttcgattcGTGTTTGGAGTCggaagccccttggcttttgagtgtatagtatacacttttttttggccgaaggtttcttggcttcactCGTGTTTGGAGTCggaagccccttggcttttgagtgtatagtatacactttttttttggccgaaggtttcttggttTCGACTCGTGTTTGGAGTCGAaagccccttggcttttgagtgtatagtatacactttttttttgccgaaggtttcttagcttcgactcgtgtttggAGTCggaagccccttggcttttgagtgtatagtatacacttttttttggccgaaggtttcttggcttcgactcgtgtttggAGTCggaagccccttggcttttgagtgtatagtatacacttttttttggccgaaggtttcttggcttcgactcgtgtttggAGTCGAaagccccttggcttttgagtgtatagtatacacttttttttggccgaaggtttcttagcttcgactcgtgtttggAGTCggaagccccttggcttttgagtgtatagtatacactttttttttgccgaaggtttcttggcttcgactcgtgtttggAGTCAgaagccccttggcttttgaGTGTATAGTATACTTTTTTTttggccgaaggtttcttggcttcgactcgtgtttggAGTCggaagccccttggcttttgaTTGTATAGTATACACTTCTTTTTTTGgtccgaaggtttcttggcttcgactcgtgtttggAGTCggaagccccttggcttttgCTGCGTATAGTATACACTTTTAGATAAGTATGTACAGCTTGTTACGGTTACGAGTTGTACTGACTTAATTTTTAGCCTTGAGGCAAATGCGAAGGTCGATGTTTGCGACCCTGTGGTTGCTTCGACATGAGACATTTTCTTGAAGGGAAATATTCATATATTTTGGGGAATTTACATAGGAaccgcctcgttaaaaacctcacctccaAATTGGAGTTCCcttctgtgaggaaaagagtacggtccTAGACTCAAAAGAGGATAAAGAATGACACGAAGGTATGAGCGTACTTATTTGTCGCTCATCCTTTTACAATTTTTACTCTAGACATGATACTTTTTGAGACTGTCTGCATTCCAGGAATGCTGTAGTTCGTTTCCTTCGATGTCCGCCAAGTGGTAAGATCCTGGCATGTTTGAGTATAATACAATGTAAGGTCCGTCCCACTTGGATTGAAGTTTGCCGATggtttcggcgtttggcttCCTTCTCAAAACCCAATCTCCTTCGGCGATTTCTCTGTTTGCTACTTTTTTGTTTCGCCATTTTCTTGTTtcttcttggtatgcttctaaATTTTCCGAAGCTTGTAAGATATCGAGTTCTGTGAGGTCTGCTTCTATCGAAGGTTCGATATTGTTTAGTACTCTGGCACTTTTGTGTTTGAGCTCCTCTGGGTTCATGGCCTCGGCTCCGTACAGCAATTTGAATGGTGTAAACTTTGTTGATCTGCATTCAGTTGTGTTGTGGGACCAGACGACCTTCGGTAGTTCATCtgcccatttgcccttttttaGTCCGAATATGCATTTTTTGATTGCGCCGAAGATTAAGCCGTTGGCTCTTTCCACAGCACCATTGGACTGAGGGTGATAAACTGATGCGAACATGACCTTCGTTCCTACTGAGTGGCAGAATTCTCGGAACAGTTGAGAATCGAATTGCTTTCCGTTGTCAACGGTTAGCTCTTTTGGCACTCCGAACCTGCAGATTATGCTttgccagaagaattttctgACTGCTTCGGAAGTGATGTTTACTAAAGGTTTTGCttctatccattttgtgaagtATTCTACTGCTACTACAGCATATTTGTAGTTGCCTTGAGCTGTTGGTAGGGGGCCGACCAAGTCCATGCCCCATCTTTGTAGTGGCCACGCCGGAGGTATGAGTTGTATTGGCTGCGAAGGTCTGTTTGATTTAGGTGCCATCATTTGGCATCCCTCGCAGGTTTTAACTATCTGCTCAACATCTTTCAATGCTGATGGCCAAAAGAAAccttgcctgaaggctttggCAACCAGAGGTCTTATGCCAATGTGTGATCCACAAAGTCCAGCATGTATTTCCTTCAGTAGTTCCTGACCTTCGGCTGTTGTTATGCACTTGAGCCAGGGGGCAACCACTCCAGACTTGTAGAGTTCACCTTCGGATAAGGTGTAGCTTCTTGCCCTTTGAAACATTCTTTTTCCATCCTTTTCATCCGCAGGCTCGAAGTGTCCCCTGAGGTATGCCATGATTGGTGATCGCCAATCTTCGCTTGATATGACGTTGACTTGTTTTGCTTTTTCCtgttttgtggagggtttagtGATTTTCTCGTAGAAAACATCCGGAGGTAGTGGTTCTTTGCGAGCGGCGGCCTTTGCTAGTTTGTCAGCTTCGTCGTTCTGGCTTCTTGGAATGTGGATTGCAGTGAATCCtttgaaatatttttccatTGCTCTTACTGTATCTAGGTACATTTTCATTTCTGGCTTCTTTGCTTCTGATTCTTTCTCCACGTGGTCGGTGATGACCTTTGAGTCAGATTTGATGACGAAGTTTGGATGACCCAAGGCCTTCATTTTCCTGAGGCCTAGCAGCAATGCTTCGTACTCTATGGTGTTGTTTGTGCCGGGGTCTGGATCGCTAAATCCGAGTCGCGCGGCATATCTTAGCTTCGCACCCGAAGGTGACTGAATGATTGCTGCGACGCCGACTCCATCGTTGCACCATGCACCATCACAATGTACTATCCATGGCTCGATTGGGGCCTCTTTCTTGAAGGTTGGCGAGGTCCAGTCCACCACGAAATCTGCCAAGACCTGAGATTTAATGGCTGTTCTTTTCTCGAAGTCGATGTAGTGCTCCGAAAGTTCTGAAGCccacttgcttattcttgcCGAAGCTTCCCTGTTGTTGAAGAGATCATGTAGCGGTTGGTCAGTAATTGCTACTATTTTATGACCTTCGAAGTAATGTCTCAATTTTCTTGATGCCATGACAACAGCATAGGCTATTTTCTCTAGCTCAGAATAGAATAGTTTTGACCCTGAGAGTGCCTCTGAGGCGAAGTATACGGGTAACTATTTTTGTCGACCTTCGACTGTTCTTTCcaccacaagggctgcgctGACTGCTGTTTGTGAAGCAGATGTGTATAGCAGAAGAGTTTCTTCTGGATTGGGTGAGGTCATCTTGGTCAAATTTTCTAAGTAATTTTTTAATTCTCTAAATGTTTTCTTCTGTTCTTCCCCCCACTCAAACTTGCtggagcttcggagagttttgaaGAATGGAGAGCTTCGGTCTGCTGATCGAGGGATAAATCTGTTTAATGCTGCGATTCTGCCAGTCAGCTTCTGCACGTCTCTCACTGATTGTGGTTCTTCCATGCTCTGGACTGCTTTGACTTTGTCAGGATTTGCCTCTATGCCTTTTGTTGAAACAAGGCACCCAAGGACTTTGCCTTTGTCTATTCCAAAGACGCATTTTTCAGGATTCAAACTTAAGTTTGCCCTCCGAAGGCTTGCGAAGGTTTCTGCCAAGTCTGCCAcgtgtttttttctttctgtaCTAGTGACCACTATGTCGTCGACATAGGTCAGAACATTTTTTCTAAGTTGATGGCCCAGAACTTTGGAGGACATTCGTGAGAATGATTGTCCAGCATTTTTTAAACCTTCGGGCATTCTGACGAAACAATAAGTTCCGAAGGGGGTTGTGAAACTAGTTTTTTCTTCGTCTTCTCTGTTCATCCATATTTGATGATACCCAGAGAAACAATCTAAGAGTGACATTAGCTGGCTGTTTGATGCATCGTCAACAACTTTGTCTATCCTTGGTAAGGGGAAATCGTCTTTTGGACAAGCTTTGTTTAAATCAGTGAAGTCtatacacattctccatttgCCGTTTTTCTTCTTTACTGGCACAGTGTTTGCCAGCCAGGTGGGATATTTTACTTCTCTTATAACCTTCGCATCAAGAAGCCTTTGGACTTCTGCCTTCACTGTTGCGACTTTGTCGTCAGACATCTTGCGTAGCTTTTGCTTTTTGGGCTTTATCTTTGGATCGATGTCTAGTTTGTGTTCTATGATGTCTCGACTGACGCCGCGAAGGTCGTTTGCTGACCATGCAAAGAcatctttgtttttgtttaggAACTCCAGGAGTTCGcattcttcttctggctcaagGGCCGCGCTGATTGTTACTTGCCGATCTGGCACAAGCTTGTCAAGTGGTACTTTTTTTACTTTGCATTCTTGTTGGAATGTTTCTTCTTTGTCCCTTTTTGGCTCTTTGAACGTCGGGGGTTTTTTGTCAGCTTCAACCAAGTGGACGTTTCTTTGTCCGGGAGCGACACCCCGCTCAATGTCTCTGGCCAGTTGTTGGTTGCCTCGGACTGTGATTACCCCTTTGATTGCAGGCATTTTCATACACAGATAAAGCTGATGGACGATTGCCTCAAATTTGTTGATGATGCCACGGCCGAAGATTGCGTTGTATGGGTAGTTCATTTCGACGACATCGAAGGTAATGGACTCGGTCCTTGGGTTTGATAGATCCCCGAAGGATACCGGGAGGGTTATCTTTCCGAGTGCATTCACACGTTTGCCCCCGAAACCAATGAGCGGGATATCCGCTGGTTGCAGAAGGTTACGATCAATGTTCATTCGGTCGAAGGTGCTTGAGAAAATGATATCCGCGGAGCTTCCGGTGTCAACCAGAATTTTTCCGATGGTCCAGCCTTGTATATTAGCTTCGATGACTAATGCATCAGTGTGGGGAAAGCTGAGCAGGTTTACATCTTCTTCAGAAAACACTATGGGCATGTGAGACCATTGCGTTTTCTGGATGGGTCCATCCACCATGATTGAATGAACTTGTCGGAAGTAGTTTCTTCTTTGCTTTTTGTTTTCGAATTCCAGTGAAGATCCTCCGGATATTGGCATTATCCTTCCGAAGGTTGGTAGTGCTGTAGGCTGGGCATTTTGGTTTGCTTGATTTTCTTGCTTGAGTGGAGGGCCTGGCGGAGGTGGGGGCAGCtcttcttgagttgcttgagCTGTGGGCGGGGGGCAGCCTTTGTTGGTTTTGCTGCGGGGGTTGCCAGTTTATGGGATATGGATTATAGCCGAAGGTTGGCGCAGTTTGGAAGGGAGGGTTAAAAGTTGATTGCGGAGGTTGGAATTGTAGAGTTTGCTGGGCAGGCCAGCTGGTGTGTGCCACGAGTTTGGCATTTTTTCAGCTTCCATTCTTTCAAGTGTCCTTTTCTTTTCGGGACACTGATTTGTTCTGTGACCAGCATCTTCCCCATGAAAGTGACAGAATAATTTCTGCGGGCCCTGCGAAGGTCCGCAGCCtcggcctcttcctcttcctcggcCCTGTTGGACCTGCCTCTTTGATGATGTTCTTTTGGGTTGTTGTTGTTTTGCTCCTTCGGAGTTTGTGTGGGTGGTGGGACTATGTAGGGATCAAATTCTTCTGTTTGATCCGTATTTTGCGAAGAATCAACAGGGAGTATGTACTGGTTTTGTTGACTGGTGTTTGTTTGGTTGTTTTGCTGCCAGCTCAGCTGTTGCCTCATTAACTTTCTTTGCTCGACCCTTCGCTTGTGGTCTGCTTCGGACTTGGCGTATTTTTCCACCTCCGCATACAACTCTGATAGACTTCTTGGTGGCTCTCTGTCAAGGTGTGATGCCAGCTGGCTTGGGAGGAGACCTTCGATGAATTTGGCTATTGCATCTTTCTCAGAGAAGTTTGGAGTTTGTGCTTTTTTCTGCACAAATCTCCGAAGGTACTCGGGCAATGGCTCTCTGTCCATCTGTATGCAGCTGAATTGTTGCAAGGTGTTGATGGACAATCTTTTGAATACTTGGAAGTCTTGCTTGAGTTTTTCCTTGAGTTGTACCCAACTTTGTATCGAGAGAGGCTGAATGTAAGAATACCAATTTGCAACTGGACCTTCGCATGCCATGACGAAGGACTTTGCCATGCTTGGATCATCTCCGCCAGCTGAAGCGATTGTAGCTTCATAAGTCATTATGAATTGAGCAGGGTCAACTGACCCGTCGTATTTTGGAAGTTGGACTGGCTTATAGCCATATGGCCAGGATGTTCGCTGCAAGGCGATTGACAGCGGTGATGTTGAGTCGAGTGGAGGGCTTGGTTGGAAGTGTTGATCTTGATATATGTGGGTTGTCTGGCGAAGGTCTTGACCTTTGTGTTGTCTGGAATGTCCAGCAACTGTGTGGGTGTTCGAGGGCTCCTGTGGTTGTCCAACTTCTTCCTTCATTTTCTAGATTTTTGCTTGCATTTCTGCAACTTTGCGTTTTGCTTCGGCCAGCCTCTGAGCTTGCTCGGCTGCCCTCTTTCTGGACGCTAGTTGGTTGGCCAGGTGAGCTTTTTTCATTTCTAGGGCGCGAAGCTGAAGGTTGAGCTCGTTGTGCATGTTTTGCTCGAGCTGGTCATCTTCAGGTTGGGTGAAGTTGTTTAATGTTTCATCTTCGGTTGtagttgttgctgctgctgcagccttTTTGGCCTGGATAGCACGTTCGGCTTGAGTGCGCTTTTCTTTCTTAGCCAGCTGTGCTGGAGTTGATTCGATTGGAGGAGATTGTCCTACGGGGACCTCGTGAAGGTTTGAACCTTCGGCGTCATGAGCGCCCAGGTTGGtggttttctttctttgtgGAGCCATCGTAAGGTGATTTTCGAGCTAAGAACACGGTGGGCGCCTCTGTTGGGGTCTTAGGTTCGATCCCCAACAGAGGAAACAAATTACAGGCGAAGGTAAGAACAGGCGGAGGGATATAACGCAATAGTCATTGCATTAACGGTCATGCAATATATCATCCCATCCGTACAACGTTGGgtaggggggtatttatacccccaaccttATTACATCATTCCAAAAATGCCCCTCTAGTCCCCACGAAGGTTTAGAGATTACAATAGGGGTATTTGGTAATTTCCCTAGGTTGGACAGTCCGACTTGAATACTCCTACTCGGATCACGTGCTTCTTGCCCTTCGAGTACCTTCGGTGGCAGCCTTGGACAGGCTTCGTATGGAGTTGCCTTCATGATTTGCCACTTTTGAGTTGTAGTCCATGCCCGAAGGTTCCCGTCATGATCTTTGCGCATGACTCCGAGCGATCGCCGGAACCTTCGGACTCCGTAGTGCCGGGCGTCCTTCAGTGGCGACCTTCGTCATTTTCGCTAATCTTCGGTGGACCTTCGCGGTGCCCGAGGCAACCCAAAGGTCAAGGCATCATCTTCGGCGCCGGGTCTAGGCGAGCTCTCCGATGCTTCGTCAGTTTGGTGGACCTTCGTCACACCTTCGGGTGATCCCACCTTCGCGAGGGGGCGATCCCCAACAAGTCATTTTTATACAAAAATTTCTCCAGTGCGTAACCCAACCTCTCTTGAGATGGAAACACAATACATTTCCTGTTTAATTGGTCGATGATCTTATACTACGCAattccaaaattcaaatttcaaacaagAATATATCTTATCTTTGAGCCGCAAATTCCTCTGGGGGCAAAAGAGGGATATGTACGTCAAAAGGCGTCAGGCCGTCAGCCTTCCCCTGGAAGCCAATCCGTACGGCCGATGGGTTTCCGAAGGCACCAATCTTCCACCGGAAGGAGCCCGTGTCCCAATTTCCCAAAACGAAAACCGCCCCGCACCAACGTTAACCTCCCCACCAATCTCTCGCCTCGCCTCCACTCCCGATCTCCCAAGTCTCCTCTCTTCCGCAGGAGCAGGAGGAACTCATCGCCGCCATGTCGTCGTGGCACCAGTACTACTCCACCTCGTCCGCGTCCTCCGCCTACGGCCGCCACGACCCCTActtcgacgacgacggcggcgacgtcaAGCCGGCCGTGGTGGAGCACTGGCGCCGCGACCAGGCGGCCTACGGTTTTCCCGGcgcggtggacgaggacgtCAAGCCGGCGAGGCCTGCGAAGCAGCCCCGGGCtccggcgggaggaggagcaggaggtcgCCGCGTCCACGACGGAGACGATGGGACCGTGCTCTCCTGGCCCGCGGTGGAGCAGTTCCGCTCCACGTTGCGCACGCAGGAGTccctcgccggcctccgcgccAGGTACGGCGTCCCCGAGGGGTTCGGCCTGATCCCCGCGGGCGCCTCCCAGGCCGCctgcgacccgccgccgccgcccaggggcCGCGGCGGGTCGGCCGCGTCGGCGGTGCCGATCTGCGTGTACGCGCAGGCGTTCGCGGCGGGGATGCGCCTGCCGCTGCACCCGTtcgtcgccggcgccctcgCGCACTACGGCATCGCGCCATCGCAGCTGGCGCCCAACGGCTGGCGCGTCCTCGTCGCATTCGCCGTGGTCTGCCACTTCCGCGGCGCGGGGGCGCCGTCGCTGCCcgtcttccgccacttcttcgccCTGACGCCGCTGCCCAAGGCCAAGGGCTGGTACTCCTTCCGCGGCAGGGAGAGCGTGCCCGC is drawn from Panicum virgatum strain AP13 chromosome 1N, P.virgatum_v5, whole genome shotgun sequence and contains these coding sequences:
- the LOC120655592 gene encoding uncharacterized protein LOC120655592, translating into MSSWHQYYSTSSASSAYGRHDPYFDDDGGDVKPAVVEHWRRDQAAYGFPGAVDEDVKPARPAKQPRAPAGGGAGGRRVHDGDDGTVLSWPAVEQFRSTLRTQESLAGLRARYGVPEGFGLIPAGASQAACDPPPPPRGRGGSAASAVPICVYAQAFAAGMRLPLHPFVAGALAHYGIAPSQLAPNGWRVLVAFAVVCHFRGAGAPSLPVFRHFFALTPLPKAKGWYSFRGRESVPALFTGLPNSTKTWKEEFLLVSPLPGAPWRCPVRWGEPSKEATTDPVLTEGEAAVARRLAQGHGVVDLKTYLSESNLVAAKISRVPACSGTEASRVQPSPPAKKKKAVASAPSVAGGGGPSGEALRSELQAKERALAQAKGKISKLEEELGKAKARELAEARQALAYERQLGTQVIKAEGGKGAGAGKRRRGAQ